Within Candidatus Rubrimentiphilum sp., the genomic segment GCTTCGCGCTCGGCGTGGGCGTTAAATTCGAAGACACGCTGTGGGAGGCGTTGACGGACTCGTACAACGGGATGCCGATGGCGATTACCGCGGAGAATCTCGCGGATCGCTACAAGATTGCGCGCGAGGAATGCGATGAGTTCGCGCTTCGCTCGCAAGAAAATGCGCTGCGCGCCCAAAGCGACGGATACTTTGCCGAAGAGATCGCGCCGGTTGAAGTAAAGGATGCTAAGGGGCAGCCGGTGATCGTCGACAAAGACGAAGGACCGCGCCCGGGGCTTTCGATGGAGAAGCTGGCCAAACTTCCGCCGCGTTTTCGCAAAGACGGCGTGGTTACGCCCGGAAACGCGAGCGGCATTACCGACGGCGCGGCGGCCGTTGTGCTAACCACGGTGAAACAAGCGAAAGCCGATGGCTTGCAATGGATCGGCAGGCTCGTGGGAGCGAGCGTGGTGGGCGTCGATCCGGATATTATGGGCATCGGACCGGCTGTTGCGATTCCGAAAGCGCTGACCGATGCCGGCGTGAAGCGCACCGACGTTGCGATCGTAGAGATCAATGAAGCGTTCGCGCCGCAAGTGCTGGCGTGCCTCAAGGCGATGGAGTGGTCCGATCTCGCCGGCGGAAAGATCAATCCGCATGGCGGCGCAATCTCACTCGGACATCCGCTGGGGGCCTCCGGCGCGCGACTTGCATATACCGCGTTGCATCATCTCCGGCAAAACGGCGGCGGGTACGCCGTCGCATCGGCGTGCATCGGCGGCGGTCAAGGAATTGCAGCCGTTCTTACAGCGGAATGAACTTTAGGCGCCTCTTAAGTCTCCGGTTCCTCATCGACGCGCTTGCGGTGTGCCTCGTGCTGTTTATCGCGTACCGGCTGCTGGTAGCGCCTCGCGTTTTATCGGAAAGCAGCGCCTATCCGGCGCCTGCTGTTCGGTATCAAACGCTGACCGGCGCGCCCTTCGATTTGGCCAAGCAGCGCGGGCACGTCGTGTTTCTCGAGTTTTATGCCTCATGGTGCACGCCGTGCAGAGTCTCGCTGCCGCTGGTGGAATCGTTCGCGCGATCGCACCCGGAGGTGCAAGTTGTGCCCGTAGATGTGGGCGAGCCGCGCGAAGTGGCGGCCGCATTTGCGCACGATCTGGGGCTGGCGAAGGTGGCTATCGATCCGCGTGCGCTGTCACGTGGCTTCTTTCAACTCGATGGCTTCCCGACGATGGTCGTTATCGACGGGCGCGGACGAATTCGTGCCACTTGGCAGGGCCTTAACCCGGCGGTGCAGCTGAACATGGCGCACGCCGCAAAGACGTTAGCGCTGCTCTAGAACTGAAACTCGCCTTTCAAAGGCGTCAAAGCGCAGATCGACTGAATCGAATCGGCGATTAATCTTGTCTTCCAGGTGTTCGAACCGGTCGCTCATTTCGGCTCGCAGATTTGCAAACCCGA encodes:
- a CDS encoding thiolase family protein, translated to MADNDVVILAGARTPFGNFGGVLADRTATDLAVAAADAVIARSGVPKERIDDIVFGNVMQTSADAIYLARHVGLRAGVPVGTPALTLNRLCGSGLQAILTAANSLRLGQSTYALAGGTESMSQAPHVVRGGRKGFALGVGVKFEDTLWEALTDSYNGMPMAITAENLADRYKIAREECDEFALRSQENALRAQSDGYFAEEIAPVEVKDAKGQPVIVDKDEGPRPGLSMEKLAKLPPRFRKDGVVTPGNASGITDGAAAVVLTTVKQAKADGLQWIGRLVGASVVGVDPDIMGIGPAVAIPKALTDAGVKRTDVAIVEINEAFAPQVLACLKAMEWSDLAGGKINPHGGAISLGHPLGASGARLAYTALHHLRQNGGGYAVASACIGGGQGIAAVLTAE
- a CDS encoding TlpA disulfide reductase family protein; amino-acid sequence: MCLVLFIAYRLLVAPRVLSESSAYPAPAVRYQTLTGAPFDLAKQRGHVVFLEFYASWCTPCRVSLPLVESFARSHPEVQVVPVDVGEPREVAAAFAHDLGLAKVAIDPRALSRGFFQLDGFPTMVVIDGRGRIRATWQGLNPAVQLNMAHAAKTLALL